In Megalobrama amblycephala isolate DHTTF-2021 linkage group LG21, ASM1881202v1, whole genome shotgun sequence, the genomic stretch AATGTCTAATAAAGTTAATcttaaacataataaaattataacatttttttttttctttttcttttttggagaAGGAGAAGAAGCTGTGGCTCCACTCTCAAAAGTGAGAATTGTCCTGCTGGGTTGGAGTCTGTCTGGGAAGAGTTCAACCGGAAACACCATCTTCAATCATGAAATATTTCCAATAGGAAAAGCACAAAATGGCACAAACCACACAGGTGATGTAAATGGCAGAAAAATAACTGTGCTGAACACCCCAAGCTGGTGGAAATATTTCTCATCTAAATTCAACCCAAAGTTTGCTCAGGCCGCAATCCTGGAGAGCATCGACCAATCACAACATATGCAATTCCCTCACGCCATGATCTTGGTCTAAAATCTAAGATGGCGCCGAGGTATGGCGCCGTAGCAAGAGCTCTTTTGTGcgctgtttgttttttatttgtttttgtctttaatgCACTTGCCACTTTAAGCTATGGCCGCGAGACATTATTGAAGATTCGTGAGGAAGGTTGTGGATTGTCATTCGTCAATACTGGTTTAAGGTGTGCTGATTTCGATGTGTGCCCCACTCGAGGCAAGCGAGGCCAGGAGTCGGGCCGTGGAGGTCGGGAGCAGAGAGAAAGGACTGGGCGGAGGTATCGCTACACATGCCGAACATTTGAACCCCTGAGCGAGGACATTACATGTTACCAGCGGAAGAAGCGCAGACACCGAGGGAAGCGAGGAGGGTTGCTTGTGAGACTGCGCAGCGGCCGGTCGAGGATCCCGCTGCCGGCCATCTACCTGGCGAATGTTCAGTCACTGCCAAATAAGGTGGACGACCTGCTGAGTCGTATTAAGGCCCAGCGTGAGGCCCGGGACTGCTCCGTGTTTTGCCTGACAGAGACTTGGTTACACAGCGGCGTGCCGGATTCTTCTCTCCAGCCGCCGGGCTTCTCTGTACACCGCTTGGACAGGGTGAAGGAGCGCACCGGGAAATCGAAGGGTGGAGGTGTGTGTTTTTTAATCAATGAACTTTGGTGCACGGACTGTGTCATCGTGAACAAAACTTGCAACGCTAACTTGGAAtgtcttattttgaaatgccgCCCCTTTTATCTCCCACGGGAGTTTTCGGTAATGTTCCTGTGTGGTGTTTATATACATCCGCGGGCGGACA encodes the following:
- the LOC125257189 gene encoding uncharacterized protein LOC125257189 isoform X3, yielding MAPRYGAVARALLCAVCFLFVFVFNALATLSYGRETLLKIREEGCGLSFVNTGLRCADFDVCPTRGKRGQESGRGGREQRERTGRRYRYTCRTFEPLSEDITCYQRKKRRHRGKRGGLLVRLRSGRSRIPLPAIYLANVQSLPNKVDDLLSRIKAQREARDCSVFCLTETWLHSGVPDSSLQPPGFSVHRLDRVKERTGKSKGGVSGDDKLTEKIRREVRRWEAIIMDGMLNIQNPEASYVN
- the LOC125257189 gene encoding uncharacterized protein LOC125257189 isoform X1; the encoded protein is MAPRYGAVARALLCAVCFLFVFVFNALATLSYGRETLLKIREEGCGLSFVNTGLRCADFDVCPTRGKRGQESGRGGREQRERTGRRYRYTCRTFEPLSEDITCYQRKKRRHRGKRGGLLVRLRSGRSRIPLPAIYLANVQSLPNKVDDLLSRIKAQREARDCSVFCLTETWLHSGVPDSSLQPPGFSVHRLDRVKERTGKSKGGVSGDDKLTEKIRREVRRWEAIIMDGMLNIQNPEASYGEMIQSTNAMVLKWLQKCEEYSTSKTSAYETSSEHSDLVEDPQNPETSDNTSKLQMMHA